In Kitasatospora sp. NBC_00240, the following are encoded in one genomic region:
- a CDS encoding gamma-glutamylcyclotransferase: MARIFFNGQAMAGGPFHASVADGLIGPVRTAPGYRFFSIGDVCPGLLPAPGTDTAIDGELYDITLEHLRDVILPGEPRELELGVIELADGSACLSMLLARGELERGVHREITGFGGWRAYLATLGRTV, from the coding sequence ATGGCCCGCATCTTCTTCAACGGCCAGGCGATGGCCGGCGGCCCGTTCCACGCCTCGGTGGCGGACGGCCTGATCGGCCCGGTCCGCACCGCGCCCGGCTACCGCTTCTTCTCGATCGGCGACGTCTGCCCCGGCCTGCTCCCGGCCCCGGGCACCGACACCGCGATCGACGGCGAGCTGTACGACATCACCCTGGAGCACCTCCGGGACGTGATCCTGCCCGGCGAGCCCCGTGAGCTGGAGCTGGGCGTCATCGAGCTGGCGGACGGCAGCGCCTGCCTGTCGATGCTGCTGGCCCGCGGTGAGCTGGAGCGCGGCGTCCACCGGGAGATCACCGGGTTCGGTGGCTGGCGCGCCTACCTGGCGACGCTCGGCCGCACGGTCTGA